One part of the Mariniblastus fucicola genome encodes these proteins:
- a CDS encoding tetratricopeptide repeat protein codes for MTLITSRGSPSNVSDRLRYFLPLSNQCQPDRPHAVLVATTLLIASLFFSGCQTIAPFSQTMRTRAAAARQWSGNGIEAFRRGAVEDARECFAKASSQMPRDHRMAANLARTHFQQGELSQAIEVMQRAVEVSNSDPELQVELGEYYLADGQLIAAQRQVDRALSDNHRLASAWLLRGRIHAARGNHQTALGDFQKSLGIDGSREDVQLEIVEAYQSLGDPLRALSAVEQLLEKYPLDRQPESAILAKSAALYQLDQNSSAIEVLTRAADRSDVSSEVFTTLARLQILSGRQTNALRTLTVANDRFPGEPQLAGLLDDLRSTSPTKVASRE; via the coding sequence TTGACTCTGATAACGTCTCGCGGTTCTCCTTCCAACGTTTCAGATCGCTTGCGCTACTTCCTTCCTTTATCGAACCAGTGTCAACCGGATCGCCCGCACGCGGTTTTGGTGGCGACGACGTTGTTGATTGCCAGCCTCTTTTTTTCCGGCTGTCAGACGATTGCTCCGTTCAGCCAAACGATGCGAACGCGTGCTGCTGCCGCACGACAGTGGTCTGGCAACGGCATCGAAGCCTTCCGCCGTGGAGCGGTCGAAGATGCCCGCGAGTGTTTCGCAAAAGCCTCTTCGCAGATGCCGCGCGACCACCGTATGGCCGCCAACCTGGCACGAACTCATTTTCAGCAAGGCGAGCTTTCACAAGCAATCGAAGTCATGCAGCGAGCGGTCGAAGTATCCAATTCCGACCCTGAACTTCAGGTCGAACTTGGTGAATACTACCTCGCCGACGGTCAGCTGATTGCAGCTCAAAGACAGGTCGACAGAGCACTTTCTGACAACCACCGATTGGCTTCGGCGTGGTTGCTGCGCGGAAGAATCCACGCCGCGCGAGGCAACCATCAAACTGCGTTGGGAGACTTTCAAAAGTCACTCGGCATCGACGGGTCGCGCGAAGACGTTCAGCTTGAGATCGTGGAGGCGTATCAAAGTCTTGGCGATCCGCTGCGAGCACTTTCTGCGGTTGAACAGTTGTTGGAAAAGTATCCGTTGGATCGACAACCTGAATCCGCCATCCTTGCGAAAAGCGCAGCGCTCTATCAGCTTGATCAAAACAGTTCCGCGATCGAAGTACTAACTCGCGCGGCGGACAGGAGCGATGTTTCAAGCGAAGTGTTTACGACGCTTGCCCGGTTACAGATTCTCTCCGGACGGCAAACGAATGCGCTTCGCACACTCACCGTCGCCAACGATCGATTTCCCGGCGAGCCTCAACTGGCAGGACTGTTGGATGACCTTCGATCGACGTCACCCACCAAAGTCGCGTCACGCGAGTAA